In Schizosaccharomyces osmophilus chromosome 2, complete sequence, the following proteins share a genomic window:
- the mug95 gene encoding Schizosaccharomyces specific protein Mug95 — MFRLINRKKGVSRSPEEWLKYANARFNEYNVLQPWEDAQKEEVEKQKEIGNKDKKEKQNEKKPSSTNATEKKSNSKSLAQEAASVENPACIESNDHQDCKEQNPSEKEPKKSFLNGINRNLATFTFSSLFMLSVNIE; from the coding sequence ATGTTTAGATTAATAAACAGAAAGAAGGGCGTTTCTCGCTCGCCTGAAGAATGGCTCAAATATGCCAATGCACGATTCAACGAATATAATGTTTTGCAACCATGGGAAGACGctcaaaaggaagaagtcgaaaagcaaaaggaaattggaaataaagataaaaaggaaaagcaaaatgagAAGAAACCAAGTTCAACTAATGCtactgaaaagaaatcgaaTTCGAAATCATTAGCTCAAGAAGCAGCTTCTGTGGAAAATCCTGCTTGTATAGAATCAAACGATCATCAAGATTGTAAAGAACAAAACCCTTCCGAAAAGGAGCCGAAAAAGTCTTTCCTTAATGGAATTAATCGAAATCTGGCTACTTTCACCTTCAGCAGCTTGTTCATGTTGTCAGTGAATATTGAGTAG
- the ubc14 gene encoding ubiquitin conjugating enzyme E2 for HECT-type and RBR family E3 Ub ligase, Ubc14, whose product MTSPSSASVRRINKEFADLQENPISNLRCSLANENLYQWNCAVAGPRDSVYVGGTFHFTLAFRPDYPFQPPTAQFTTRIYHPNFDSEGNICLPILRPQVFKPSVKLRSILEQVIHLLIEPNPDDPLSPSVAEQYNNDRPAFEKIARDYVQQFAKS is encoded by the exons ATGACATCTCCTTCATCAGCAAGTGTACGAAGAATCAACAAA GAATTTGCAGACTTACAGGAAAATCCCATTTCCAACTTACGCTGTTCTTTGGCAAACGAGAATCTTTACCAGTGGAACTGTGCAGTTGCAGGGCCTCGTGATTCTGTGTACGTTGGAGGTACATTCCATTTTACCTTAGCATTTCGTCCTGATTACCCATTTCAACCTCCAACTGCTCAGTTTACAACCAGAATATATCATCCCAAT TTTGATTCAGAAGGGAATATTTGTTTGCCTATTTTAAGACCTCAAGTGTTCAAGCCTAGTGTGAAGCTAAGGAGTATCCTTGAACAAGTGATTCATCTCTTAATTGAGCCCAATCCAGACGACCCATTAAGCCCATCCGTTGCAGAGCAATACAATAACGATCGTCCTGCGTTTGAGAAAATTGCTCGAGATTATGTACAACAGTTCGCCAAGTCATGA
- the sfc7 gene encoding transcription factor TFIIIC subunit Sfc7: MDDLVIMGLDTLHPIVRIGGMFFRGTWFHCIGTDIVVPVRNDVELSNKDLLVCQRRLVLEQIRLIPKNQPEKASQKLDAEADMEVEQETQSIQPNRFPDDHAQPENTTNNNGGHDEEMGNVEAAREN, translated from the coding sequence ATGGATGATCTTGTTATTATGGGTCTTGATACGCTTCATCCCATTGTTCGAATCGGGGGCATGTTTTTTCGAGGAACATGGTTCCATTGCATCGGTACAGACATTGTCGTTCCCGTAAGAAACGATGTTGAACTATCAAACAAGGATTTACTTGTTTGTCAAAGAAGGCTTGTTTTGGAACAAATCCGCCTCATCCCCAAAAACCAACCAGAAAAAGCATCACAAAAGCTGGATGCGGAAGCCGATATGGAAGTTGAACAGGAAACCCAAAGTATTCAACCGAACCGTTTTCCTGATGACCATGCACAACCTGAAAATACTACTAATAATAATGGGGGCCATGACGAAGAAATGGGAAATGTTGAAGCTGCACGTGAAAACTAA
- the atl1 gene encoding alkyltransferase-like protein Atl1 — translation MRMDEFYTRVYDMVCEIPYGRVCTYSQIAKAVEAPTYSRHVGQALKFLHPESHVPWHRVVNSRGCISKRDVSSGEQRQKDRLEEEGVEVWQTSIGEYKISLKDSLWQPTAPFPVLDYSSSSPS, via the coding sequence ATGCGCATGGACGAGTTTTATACTCGCGTGTATGATATGGTGTGTGAAATACCATATGGACGAGTTTGTACATACAGCCAAATTGCCAAGGCCGTTGAAGCTCCAACATATTCTCGACATGTGGGACAGGCTCTCAAATTCTTGCATCCTGAATCCCACGTCCCATGGCACCGTGTTGTCAACAGCCGTGGGTGTATTTCCAAACGCGATGTATCTAGTGGTGAGCAAAGACAGAAAGATCgtcttgaagaagaaggagttGAAGTCTGGCAAACAAGTATTGGTGAATACAAGATTAGCTTAAAAGACTCTCTTTGGCAACCAACTGCACCTTTTCCAGTTTTGGATTATTCCTCGTCTTCTCCATCATAG
- the rpl3002 gene encoding 60S ribosomal protein L30, with product MSAPQAPQTAQAVSLTKKTKKSGDTINSKLALTMKSGKYVLGYKSSLKALRSGKAKLILLAGNTPALRKSELEYYAMLSKCSVHHYNGSNIDLGTASGRLFRVGVLAIMDAGDSDILNQ from the exons ATGTCTGCTCCTCAAGCTCCTCAAACCGCTCAAGCTGTTAGCCTCACCAAGAAGACTAAGAAGTCTGGTGATACCATCAACTCCAAGTTGGCTTTGACCATGAAGAGTGGTAAATATGTCTTGGGTTACAAGTCTTCCTTGAAGGCTCTTCGCTCCGGAAAGGCTAAACTCATCCTCCTTGCCGGTAATACTCCTGCCCTTCGCAAGTCTGAGTTGGAATATTATGCTATGCTTAGCAAGTGCTCTGTTCACCATTACAATGGTTCAAA CATTGATTTAGGTACTGCCTCTGGTCGTCTTTTCCGCGTTGGTGTCCTTGCAATCATGGACGCCGGTGATTCTGATATCCTTAATCAGTAA
- the win1 gene encoding MAP kinase kinase kinase Win1 produces the protein MQNARQVQANAVSSRRKSLDPLSDGTDRSDDSFEKSHRRSLTYLSEFSASIFSSEAKRKSLNRRSSTTQAQTEEAIKAQRCSRSGHRYSHSDTRKGLPLTPNEHRFNDADGYFSSSYFGEYQQHPQAHNSLQKTGSTDHVSIDDIDRAVAISPGDTTIAGPPLLKTPSHISRPPLQLERSFNKGLFQAKSFRTDETLVTPPGSASSTIVENADLNSLDSLKVNGYPSHPLIKEQSLLSPKPRDGYLKPYISDVETQITQQHEPRRREGSFRSRRDSLGLYFSTSEEPFEDEDEDEESETSAHYWGQSFLSIPSFIDNDLTINPKNKERFEWQYMLNSVLTSDIVKIEKLRFRKIASSQKDDNSNYSESLWLEICCWLTHRSIDHQKEDFKHMRAGMIDLLLEILNFRWEEDHQGSPIEAVNRLLNKLEKYERLYPSRRAILADHSLYASESFQHKLDVLTAYSNSIHALLLQINILRNWVGNDDLDITRRKSNLSNNSAQISDGPFVERLCRECGLIRSFEVKIMVDMNFVLTKISNTLVTYREELKQCNLPHYVDEYMRLVSFPSKLIKEILSLRLSYAESIMNVSPFTIDSLLYDLRSAMSLAVDIMQQHAILVDQISNDHLTSDESQTLNDVLVTSLKVYFDLLKRKVNNGCALHYFKETEVLEDEWEFLSSICPFIQNGYQLMTKNLTRFVSDILVNINQYLNDQLEEPDLTTPSMITSFYMKTLDCVRIRFRKLMNFARTLKSCMENSSEYIIREDALPVLIQRLCESNHVLTYTASIEHEGAYVIVPGQLENSPNVLREVLSMTFNQKRLHYEGMIPYVIVVSPNTSIYWSGRVMDLDVPEVSISIAPNRVRLVTAVTGDQLSIAQEIFSELVGDTVKLENPSKANSSLVNKEMTRTKKHALKLALSLLDAIHLIRINYHGRNCQNLIHYSFSYAIEFAQRLMRLSILDPSSLGPIRRRMIMLAISWVGFIYDDCSPTDRNTFRWTVTALEFAMIMTYGSNILMIDRKSFEELRDKVGKCMALLLLHFNVMGSYNTVENQGADMPARLIKHNTRQTKFNDEECSNFVKEEVMRHISELEARRREFLTHSQLIGRVLDDNSEENRLLKELASAKSNITIRWQQGEVIGSGSFGSVYRAVNLDTGDLMAVKTVALHKPRISRSLIKRIKGEMIILELLDHPNIVYYYGIEVHREKINIFMELYQGSTLAEFLRYGRIEDELVIQVYVLQLLEGLAYIHSCGVSHQDVKPENILFDDNGVMKFTDFGSAKISVPTASKVYEQLTLQEKEEYEKEFPENPTASRFHRDNTLTGSPMYMAPELLLGTNTDKVGAMDIWSLGCVIVEMATGSPPWPKLDNRFSLMLYISALNPPIIPQDDQLSPMGQKFLKRCLTTEPEKRATATDLLMDPWLYALRVGTEFDLLNNSTKLKEESYSNSAIPMEL, from the coding sequence ATGCAGAATGCTCGTCAAGTGCAAGCGAATGCAGTAAGTTCCCGTAGAAAGTCCTTGGATCCCCTTTCCGATGGTACAGATCGCTCAGAcgattcttttgaaaagagtCACCGTCGGTCCCTGACTTATCTTTCAGAATTCTCGGCATCCATCTTTAGTAGTGAAGCAAAGAGAAAATCTCTAAATCGTCGCTCTTCGACTACCCAAGCACAGACCGAAGAAGCTATAAAAGCCCAACGGTGTTCTCGATCAGGCCACCGATATTCTCACTCTGATACTCGAAAAGGTTTGCCACTTACACCAAATGAACATAGGTTCAATGACGCTGATGGGTATTTTTCAAGCTCATATTTTGGCGAATATCAGCAGCACCCGCAAGCTCACAATTCGCTTCAAAAAACCGGGTCTACCGATCATGTTAGCATAGACGATATTGATCGTGCAGTTGCTATAAGTCCGGGTGACACTACTATAGCTGGACCTCCTCTGTTAAAGACTCCTAGTCACATAAGCCGCCCCCCTTTGCAACTTGAACGCAGCTTCAATAAAGGTTTGTTTCAGGCTAAGAGCTTTCGTACAGATGAAACTTTAGTCACACCTCCTGGATCGGCCTCATCTACTATAGTTGAAAATGCGGATCTTAACTCATTAGATAGCTTGAAAGTTAATGGATATCCTTCGCACCCTTTAATCAAAGAACAGTCTTTATTGTCACCGAAACCGAGGGATGGTTATCTCAAGCCTTATATTTCTGACGTTGAAACACAGATAACGCAACAGCATGAGCCAAGAAGACGCGAAGGTAGCTTTCGTAGTCGGCGTGACAGTCTCGgtttatatttttcaacCAGTGAAGAACCCTTTGAAGACGAGGATGAGGATGAGGAATCCGAGACATCAGCGCATTATTGGGGACAatcctttctttcaatCCCATCCTTCATCGATAATGATTTGACGATTAATCCTAAGAATAAAGAACGTTTTGAATGGCAATATATGCTGAATTCTGTTCTTACGAGTGATATTgtgaaaattgaaaaacttcGTTTTCGGAAAATCGCTTCTTCACAAAAAGACGATAATAGTAACTACTCTGAGAGTTTGTGGTTAGAAATTTGTTGTTGGCTTACCCATCGCTCTATTGATCATCAGAAAGAAGATTTTAAACATATGCGAGCGGGTATGATAGATTTACTGCTAGAAATACTGAATTTTCGTTGGGAGGAGGATCATCAAGGATCACCGATAGAGGCTGTTAATCGATTATTAAATAAACtagaaaaatatgaaagGTTATATCCGTCACGAAGGGCAATTCTTGCGGATCATAGTCTTTACGCCTCCGAGTCGTTCCAACATAAACTCGACGTCCTTACCGCTTATTCTAATAGTATACATGCATTACTCTTACAAATTAACATTTTACGTAACTGGGTTGGAAATGACGATCTGGATATCACTAGAAGAAAATCCAACTTATCGAACAATTCGGCACAAATTTCTGATGGCCCTTTTGTTGAACGATTGTGCCGTGAATGCGGATTAATTCGTTCTTTCGAAGTTAAGATCATGGTAGATATGAATTTTGTCCTTACAAAGATAAGTAATACTTTGGTAACTTATCGGGAAGAATTGAAACAGTGCAATCTTCCGCATTATGTGGATGAGTATATGCGTTTGGTATCCTTTCCATCTAAACTAATTAAGGAAATTTTAAGCTTACGCTTGTCTTATGCTGAAAGTATTATGAATGTATCGCCATTTACTATAGACTCTCTTCTTTATGACCTACGAAGCGCAATGAGCTTAGCTGTCGATATTATGCAGCAACATGCCATACTTGTTGACCAAATTAGCAATGATCATTTAACTTCAGATGAAAGCCAAACATTAAATGATGTTTTGGTGACATCGCTCAAAGTATACTTCGACCTACTGAAACGAAAAGTCAATAATGGGTGTGCTTTACATTATTTTAAGGAAACTGAAGTTTTGGAAGACGAATGGGAGTTTTTATCGAGCATATGCccttttattcaaaatggATATCAACTaatgacaaaaaatttgacGAGGTTTGTGAGTGACATACTGGTTAATATTAATCAGTACTTGAACGATCAATTGGAAGAACCGGATTTGACAACCCCCTCAATGATCACTTCCTTTTATATGAAGACCCTTGATTGTGTCCGAATACGTTTCAGGAAGTTAATGAACTTTGCTCGAACTTTGAAGTCTTGTATGGAAAATTCAAGTGAATACATTATTCGCGAAGATGCATTGCCAGTTTTAATTCAGCGGTTATGTGAATCAAATCACGTATTGACATATACTGCAAGTATCGAACACGAAGGTGCATATGTCATTGTCCCTGGTCAACTGGAGAATTCCCCGAACGTGCTACGTGAGGTTCTGTCTATGACTTTTAATCAAAAGCGCTTGCATTACGAGGGAATGATTCCATATGTAATTGTAGTCTCCCCGAATACCTCTATATATTGGTCAGGACGTGTAATGGATCTGGACGTTCCTGAAGTTTCAATATCTATAGCTCCTAATCGTGTGAGATTGGTCACTGCGGTTACTGGAGATCAGCTATCTATAGCTCAGGAAATATTTAGTGAGTTGGTTGGTGATACTGTCAAGTTAGAAAACCCGTCCAAAGCGAATTCTTCTCTCGTCAATAAAGAAATGACAAGGACGAAGAAGCATGCACTTAAGCTAGCATTATCTTTACTCGATGCCATTCATTTAATTCGAATTAATTATCATGGTCGGAATTGTCAAAATCTGATTCATtactctttttcatatgcTATCGAATTTGCTCAACGTTTAATGAGACTTTCGATTTTGGACCCATCAAGTTTGGGACCAATAAGAAGAAGGATGATTATGCTAGCTATTAGTTGGGTTGGGTTTATTTACGATGACTGTTCTCCCACTGACCGAAACACATTCCGATGGACGGTAACAGCATTAGAGTTTGCAATGATTATGACCTATGGTTCGAATATATTAATGATTGACAGAAAAtcatttgaagaattaaGAGACAAAGTCGGAAAGTGTATGGCTCTCTTACTTTTACACTTTAATGTAATGGGTTCTTATAACACTGTGGAGAATCAGGGAGCAGATATGCCTGCTCGTTTAATTAAGCACAATACCAGGCAGACGAAATttaatgatgaagaatgtAGTAACTTCGTGAAAGAAGAGGTAATGCGGCACATTTCCGAACTTGAAGCTCGTCGCAGGGAATTCCTAACGCATTCACAATTGATTGGGCGCGTTCTAGACGATAATAGTGAAGAGAATAGACTGCTTAAGGAACTTGCGTCCGCGAAATCGAATATCACTATTCGATGGCAGCAAGGCGAAGTCATTGGAAGTGGCTCTTTTGGTAGTGTCTATCGAGCTGTAAACTTAGATACTGGTGATTTGATGGCGGTGAAGACAGTCGCTCTTCATAAACCACGGATTTCAAGATCATTGATTAAACGGATCAAAGGTGAAATGAttattttggaattacTTGATCATCCAAACATAGTGTATTACTACGGAATTGAGGTTCACcgtgaaaaaataaacatattTATGGAGCTATATCAAGGGTCAACTCTTGCCGAATTTTTGCGTTATGGAAGAATAGAAGATGAACTGGTTATTCAAGTCTATGTTTTGCAGTTACTCGAAGGATTGGCTTACATACATTCATGCGGTGTTTCTCACCAAGATGTCAAACCTgaaaatatactttttgaCGACAATGGTGTTATGAAGTTCACTGATTTCGGATCAGCAAAGATTTCAGTTCCAACCGCGTCAAAAGTATATGAACAATTGACgttacaagaaaaagaagaatatgaaaagGAGTTTCCTGAAAATCCTACGGCATCAAGATTCCATAGAGATAATACTCTAACTGGATCTCCTATGTATATGGCACCTGAACTATTGCTTGGTACGAATACGGATAAAGTAGGCGCGATGGATATATGGTCGTTGGGTTGTGTTATTGTAGAAATGGCTACTGGTTCTCCTCCTTGGCCAAAACTGGATAATCGCTTTTCGCTTATGTTGTATATATCGGCTCTAAATCCTCCGATCATACCACAAGATGATCAACTATCACCGATGGGTCAAAAATTTCTCAAGCGGTGCCTAACCACGGAACCAGAGAAACGGGCTACGGCAACGGATTTGCTTATGGATCCCTGGCTTTATGCACTCAGGGTTGGTACAGAGTTCGATCTATTAAACAATTCCACGAAATTGAAAGAGGAGTCCTATTCCAATAGCGCAATCCCGATGGAGCTTTAG